In Candidatus Kaelpia imicola, the genomic window TAGAATTACCATTTTTCTTGCAGGGCAACTTAGAGCACCCAGTCCAACACTGCAGACAGAGCTTCTCTTTGGGCAACCCTATTGCTTTAACCATGTCCTCCATAGCTTGATAACGTAAACTGCTGACTCCTGTATCCTCTCTCACCCAATCAACCATCTTCCTATGTTTATCTGTCTCAGAATCAAGATACTCAGTCAGATCATCTATATCCTTACCCTCTATATCTTTTATAGCACGCCTGGCTACCAACTCTTTTGTAGTCCGGGTTGAGATATTATATTTACAAGGGAACATAAGCGGAGGAGATGCCACCCTGACATGGATCTCAGAAGCACCTGAATTCCAGAGCTTCGTTATCGCAAAATTTTTAAGCTGAGTACCCCTGACAATAGAATCCTCACAGAGAACTATCTTATTACCCTCAACAATATCACGGATAGGAATAAGCTTCATCGTGGCTATAATATCTCTCATAGATTGATTGGAAGGAGTATAGGACCTGCCATAACCGGGGGTATACTTAACAAGCGGGCGGCGGAAAGAAACTTTAGACTCCATAGCATAACCAATTGCATGAGCAGTACCGGAATCAGGAACGCCGCAGACAAGATCGGGCTTTAAATCTTTGTCTCTCTGAGCTAAAAGACGACCGCTGCGCTCTCTGGCAACTTCAACATTTATACCTTCGTAATTTGAGGCAGGAAAACCCGTATATATCCAAAGAAAAGAGCATATCTGCATATCATCTCTCGGCTCTGATTTTAAAGTCAACCCACTCCTGTTGATCAAGACTATCTCTCCAGGCTCAAGATACTTAACGATCTCAAAGCCAAGATTGTGAAATGCCGTAGTCTCAGTCGTCACAGCCCAGGAAGAATCCTTCTTCCCGACTACCAATGGAGAATAACCCAGCCTATCTCTCGCAGCATAGATACCGTCCTCATTTACAATAAGAAGAGAGCAAGCCCCGTCGATCAGCTCAAATAATTTTTCAATTCCGGAAACAAAGCAGCTCTCTCTTGCAATAAGCTTGGCAACTAATTCTGTCATGTTTATGCCGCCCTTCGTAACCTCGCTTAATGTAATACCGTCTTCAAACATTCCATCAGCCAGAGATTGGGCATTGACAAGATTACCGTTGGTAACTATGCAGAAAGAACCTAATTTGGAGTTTTGAAAGATCGGCTGCTCATCAGAATCGCTTACTACACCCAGACCCCTATCTCCTTTGACACTTTCTATCTCATCATAAAATTTAGATTTAAACTGGCTCTGGCTTATACTATGGATTCTACGGAAAAAACCGTCTTCTCCCGAAATAGCAATACCGCCATACTCTGCCCCCAGATGCGAATGGTAGTCCACTCCGTAAACCAAATCCTGAGAACAATCTTTTTTTGAAATAACACCAAAGATTCCGCTCATTCCATCCCCCGATCTTTTAAATTAAATAAGAACTACCATACCTAATACTCCAGCATTATACAGCAGATGGAATGAATATCCATAAAAATTTTGGGAAATTTGAAAAAAATGGATTTTTGACTTAATTCATACAATCCGGATCAGCCAAAAACAGCCTTATCTTCTCTGCTTCACTTGAAGGAAGATCCCAATCTCTAATCATTCTCAGAATAACCTCTTCCCGGGATTCTCTTCCCTGGTTACAGTGAGAGATACTCTTGATTCGACTCTTTAAATATTCAGTTACATACCAGTAGTTAACATACTTCATAGCTCTGCCTCTATTTTATTTAACCTCTTCATCTTAGTATAATTATACCATATTCTTAACTTAAATACAAACATCGTTAATATTTTTAAAAAGTAATTACATAAAGTATCGTCAACGTAATACTTAAAGAAATCTAAACCTGGACCTTAGTTCCTCAGCTAAAGGTCTATTCGCCGAATCTTCTAAGAACGGGTCTCTCTCAAGAAGCTCAAAAGCCTCACCTTTGATGCTCTCCAGAAGGTCTAGATTCTGATAAGCAAGCTGAAGAGACTCGGTAGATATAAACCCATGCTGTCTAATACCTAAAATTTCACCACTACCCCTGATCTTGAGATCCTCTTCCGATATCCTGAAACCATCCTCTATATTCACCATAGCATTAAGCCTCCTGCGAGCTTCATCTGTTTTAGGATCAGCTAATAATATGCAGTAAGCGTTTTGAGAAGCTCGGCCAACCCTGCCTCTTAATTGATGGAGCTGTGACAGACCGAATCGATCTGCATCTTCTATTATGATAATTGAAGCATCCGGGACATCAATGCCAGCCTCAATAACAACAGTACTAACCAAGACGGATATCTCGCCTTTTTTAAACTCATCAACTATTCTCTTCTTATCCTCTCCGTCCATCTTGCCATGTAAAAGCGCTACCCTATCCGGACCCAGAAAAGATTTCAGCTCTCTGTAAACCTCTTCAACATTTCTTAACTCATCCTCTGAGTCTTCTATTCTTGGGCAGACCATAAAACCCTGAGCACCGCTATCGACCAACTCTTTTAAAAAACCATAGACATACCTCCTTCTCTCAGTACCAACCCAGTAAGTATTTATCTTCCTCTCCCCGAAAGGAGTCTCTCTTATCGTTGATATGTCCATATCTCCAAATATAGTCAAAGCCAACGTTCTAGGTATAGGCGTTGCCGTCATTGTCAAATAATCCGGAGTAGAGCCTTTCTTCTTCAATATTCTGCGCTGCTGGACTCCAAATTTATGCTGTTCATCCACTATGACAAGGCCGAGATTGTTGAATTTAACATCTTCTTGCAAAAGAGCATGAGTTCCGACAACAACAGATATCTCACCCACCGCAATATCTCTCTTTATCTCTCTATTGCTATCTTTCTTAAGACCGCCTACAAGTAAACCTGTCTCAATATTAAAAGGAGAGAGAAACTCCAATATTCTAATATACTGCTGCTGGGCTAAAATCTCGGTAGGAACCATAATAGCTGTCTGATAGCCTCCTGATGCCCCAAGCAGAGAAGCATAAGCTGCTACAACAGTCTTACCTGTTCCAACCTCTCCCTGAAGCAATCTATTCATAGAAGATTGAGAGAGCATATCTTTCTCAATCCTCCTTAAAACTCTCTCCTGAGCTTCAGTCAAATCAAACGGTAGAACATTCTTAAAATCCAACATTGTATCGGGAGTAAAGTTATGGCTGATACCTTGCTTCAAAAATTTTCTTTTAACTCTTTTCATACCTATTGCAAGCTGTATCATGAATATATCTTCGAATGCCAATCTATATCTGGCCTTCTCTATAGTGTCGATATTCTGCGGAAGATGGAGATTGATCAAAGCATCAACCCTGCTTATAATCGAGTAGTTCTTGATTATAAAATCAGGCATAAACTCTTTTATTTTACCTCTATATCTCTCTAATTGATCGCGAACCAGTTTCCGTATAAACTTCTGAGTCAATCTTCCGGAAAGAGGATATACTGCAACAATACCCATGTCCGGATCTCCTGAAGTCAATATCTCATAATCAGGAGAGTTC contains:
- the recG gene encoding ATP-dependent DNA helicase RecG; its protein translation is MQEVNNLFNDIRYIKGVGPKRALDFNRIGVSSLRDLFYLFPRRYEDRRIIKKISELKPGDRAAIRGEVRLTHLRRSRRNRPIYEAVVDDGSSSIHVSWFNQPYLKNVVKKGSDIILYGKVNFYRGLRMNSPDYEILTSGDPDMGIVAVYPLSGRLTQKFIRKLVRDQLERYRGKIKEFMPDFIIKNYSIISRVDALINLHLPQNIDTIEKARYRLAFEDIFMIQLAIGMKRVKRKFLKQGISHNFTPDTMLDFKNVLPFDLTEAQERVLRRIEKDMLSQSSMNRLLQGEVGTGKTVVAAYASLLGASGGYQTAIMVPTEILAQQQYIRILEFLSPFNIETGLLVGGLKKDSNREIKRDIAVGEISVVVGTHALLQEDVKFNNLGLVIVDEQHKFGVQQRRILKKKGSTPDYLTMTATPIPRTLALTIFGDMDISTIRETPFGERKINTYWVGTERRRYVYGFLKELVDSGAQGFMVCPRIEDSEDELRNVEEVYRELKSFLGPDRVALLHGKMDGEDKKRIVDEFKKGEISVLVSTVVIEAGIDVPDASIIIIEDADRFGLSQLHQLRGRVGRASQNAYCILLADPKTDEARRRLNAMVNIEDGFRISEEDLKIRGSGEILGIRQHGFISTESLQLAYQNLDLLESIKGEAFELLERDPFLEDSANRPLAEELRSRFRFL
- a CDS encoding amidophosphoribosyltransferase; its protein translation is MSGIFGVISKKDCSQDLVYGVDYHSHLGAEYGGIAISGEDGFFRRIHSISQSQFKSKFYDEIESVKGDRGLGVVSDSDEQPIFQNSKLGSFCIVTNGNLVNAQSLADGMFEDGITLSEVTKGGINMTELVAKLIARESCFVSGIEKLFELIDGACSLLIVNEDGIYAARDRLGYSPLVVGKKDSSWAVTTETTAFHNLGFEIVKYLEPGEIVLINRSGLTLKSEPRDDMQICSFLWIYTGFPASNYEGINVEVARERSGRLLAQRDKDLKPDLVCGVPDSGTAHAIGYAMESKVSFRRPLVKYTPGYGRSYTPSNQSMRDIIATMKLIPIRDIVEGNKIVLCEDSIVRGTQLKNFAITKLWNSGASEIHVRVASPPLMFPCKYNISTRTTKELVARRAIKDIEGKDIDDLTEYLDSETDKHRKMVDWVREDTGVSSLRYQAMEDMVKAIGLPKEKLCLQCWTGCSKLPCKKNGNSISV